The genomic region CTGACATACTCCTACCTGGAAAGCAGTGCTCACCTTCAGAAAAGCTATAAATATTTACAATACACATGTCCACCCTTCCTCAGAAAGGCTATTGCTCACAGGAACAgctcaaggttaaaaaaaaaccacacttaaAAAACAAGTTTTGAGTCCAGGAAGTGCTAAACACCTCCAACTTCTATTTATGCCCCGGGGAGTTATAGGGGTTCAACATCGCTGAGAATCAGCCCTCACATTTTCTTATCTCTGTAAAGGACACCTTAGTTTTCACTATGTTGCTAATCAAAACTGAGAGAAATGCAAGAATAAATGCTAGAAACACTAATCATTTTATACTTAATTTCTAGGCAATTCACTCCCTGGCTTTCATTCACCACTGCCACAATATTGCAGCAGagactctgcagagagctgcattttattttagtttccattttttaaatagtATAATTGAAACATTTCTATTACTCTCGCTGGGGCTACATTTAAAATTCTGAGAAAGAGGCAAGAAGAGAGGCTATGCTACCACCAGTAATTCATTTATGAAGCCACCAGATGACACTCTACTATACCTAACCTGCACGTTAAAGCCAaggctgactcaggtttgagcatATTCCCATCTTTTGTCCaaacacaaatcagtctgacacAGGTCAGAAACACTCAGGATTTAGGCCTAGGACCCTACCATGGGCTGGGTCAGAGCACAACTTCCACTGAGACTCACATCCAAGCCCTGTCGTTTTGCAGCACGGACCTGAGTCAGGGCGGCACTGCTCAATACAGACACATTAGCACAGCTGCGATACATGGGCCCAGCAAGTACAAACCCAGGCTCAAAATGCAGCGTGGACACTCAAATGGAGGCTTGGAAACACTGTGTCCCACACGCCACGGTTTACAATGCAGCGTAGCCATACCCTAACCTAAGCCTTGAGTAAACAGCTTTATGGGGTACATATACTCAGCGACACCTGCAGTTAACAGCCAGGCATCTATTGGGGGTGGCCACAGGGCAGCAACTGAGGCCGTGGCAGCCACTCCCTAAGGCCCGGCTAGTGGCCACACGGGGCCACTGTGCTGGTGGGGAACCAGTGCCGTGGGCTGCCCGTCACCATGGGGACAGGGGTTGTAATCAGAAACACACAGGTACCAATCCCAAGGAAAGCCCCCGCCATAGCTCCATTGGCGGGTCCCAGTACAGTTAGGGGGCACAGCCCCAGGGGGCCTGCCccacacagctgggagcagcaggcTGTAGAGTCCcagaaaggctgggggagggggcgaagcTAGAGGATGACTAGCAGTCAGCgcagactgggggggagggagggtccaGGCACCCCCGCGTCCCCCATGGGGAAGGGTGAGCTCAGAGGGGTCCCCGACCCCCTTAGCCCTCTAACAACGTGGGCAGCGCCCCCGTCCTCACCCATGGCAGGGGCGTCGCTCAGCGGCTGCTGCCCGCTCCGCCCCGCCTCGTGCCTATACTGGCAGTGGGGCCGCGGGCAGCCGGCGCCCGAGGCGCCATCGAAAGGGCAGGAAAAGCCACTGAAGTAACCCGCGGAGCGCAGCATCCCCGCCCCGCCCTCAGCCAGCGCGCGCGCGGCCCAGCGAGACTCCCGCGCGCGGAGCGGGCCGTTAGGGGCGGCCCGGCCAGAACCACGCGCTCCAGCCCCGGCGCGCGGAGGGAAGAGGCCAGCGCCCGCAGTaactgccccaccccagctactCCCGCTTCCCGCGGCGGCGGCTGGGCGGGGCTGCTCAGCCTCCGCGGTCTTTATAGagcgcgggggcggggctccgAGTTCCCGTTCAGCAGCGGGCGCCGGAGCGGGGCGGAGTCTCCCGGGAAAGGAAGGTCCCGCGAACGTCGCCGAGCCTCGCGCGCCCGCGGTTGTTCGGCTGCCCGTTGCGCGTGGAAGCCGCGGGCCTGCAAAGTGGGGGCGGGGTCACTTAGAGCCGTGTGTCAGCGGGGGTGATCCATAGGGGGTGTGCCAGGGGCAGCCGGGGCACTGCGAGTGTGATGAAACAGTGTGCGAACAGAGTTGATTTCAGCGGAAGTTAGAAGCCTGAATACCTGAGTGGATCTGGGCATAAGGTACTAATCAAAGTGAATTAGGTGGAAGAACCTGGCCCTGGGTTAACAGGGTTGATAAAGTACGCACTTTTCAGGCGTGAATTCCCCTTTCCCCCGTGTCAGTGGGAGATTTGGGACAGTCAGAAgtttcaaaataaatgtaaacGATTAAGATAACAGAATAGCAAAAACCGCGAATGCTGGTTTAATTGTTGCTAGCTTGGCAGCCGTAAACCTTGAGAGAAACAGCTTGTTTTGTCAGTCACCAAGAAAGTTAATATATGGAAGATAGCGTAAGATAAAAGCAAAGACAAACTCCTTTTGTACTTAGGACACTTAAATCAATACTGGTGGTTTTGCACTGAATGCTCATTGAAGtaagtggaaagattcccatagacttcagtcagctttggatcaggcccttgttaGTGTGGTTAAACAGGTATACAGTATTTTAAATCCTTGTGTTGTCTTCAAGGAGTTAAATTCAGTGTGGGTTTGGAAATCCTGCGTTTTGTAATGAcccttcacttaaaaaaaaatctcaaggcaGTCCCCCTAGGAAGATAATGCCTATAAcacttttccttcccctccctcttccacagGCAGTCAGAACTATCAGCTGCAGAATGACACAATCTCCGCTTCAAGCTGATGCTTCTATTTGGTAGTAGTAGGGGCACAGAAGTGATAATATGGGGAACAAGATGAAAAAAGGGGAAAGTAAGACACAAATGGGACAGAGAGGCAGGAGTAGACTaacaaaaaggaaaggaaattgaATGTTAATTTATGACCAAGTAGcagggggtagccgtgtgagtctgaggtttttttacccataaaagcttatgtccaaataaatctgttagtctttaaggtgccactggactccttgttgaaTTTATGACCAAGATCATTCCCTACAAAGAAGTAGGTTTAGGAGCCTGGTTGAAATCTTTTCTATTTATATACATAGTCTATTATTGTTAGAATctgtaaatgttttgttttctccaaCCTTGCAGTGTCTGCTTTATTTCAAATAGTAGTAACCATGTCTTATAGAGGGAgttaggtccagatcctcaaagggatttaggtgtctaattcctgttgatttcagtggaagttgggtaCCTTTAAAGACCACCTTCAAAGCAGACTACTCAGTGTTTGAGGAGGGCTCTAAGGAGAGGACCTATAGCACTTataaatttaaacatttaaaataaggaTTAATGTGGTGTTTAAAAGTATATATGTGGTTCCCTCtactgcagggatgggcaaaccttttggcccaagggccacatctgggtggggaaattgcatgccgGGCcataaatgtagggctggggcaggggagtgggagagggtgcggtatgcaggaaggggctcagggcaaggggttggggcaaaggaggggtgtggggaagggggttggggtgcagggggtgtgtggagtgtgggagggggcttagggcaggggtgcagggaggagtgcaggagggggctcagggttggggtgcaggagaggtacggggtgcagcagggggttggggtgtaggaggggtgcggcaggggagtTGGGATGCAAGGtgcagcagagggctcagggcagagggttggggtgcaggagaggtgcagggtgcagcagggggctcagagcaggggattggggtgcggcagggggctcaggtgcaaggtgcaggaggggtttgaggtgtgggcTTTGGCCTGGCAccacttacctggagcagcttcGGGGTGgcagcggggccagggcaggctccctgcctgcctgccctgggcccgcgccgctcctggaagcagctggcaccacgtccctgcagcacacggagccctctcctccaggggccacagggacatagtactggccgcttccgggagcggcgcggggcccacagcgccacaggggtggcaatcccgcggactggatccaaagccctgaggggccggatctggcccgcgggccgtagtttgcccacccctgctctattgaGAAGAACCATCAAATTGCATTGCACCCTTGACTGTTCAATAAGGAATCGGATATTAGCACAACACCTTTGAGCTGCATGGTCCTACAGTGTTTTACTGCTGTACCTACATGGagtcccactgactccagtggagcaCCACCCGCACTCAACAAGTTGGGGTCTACATACAGGAATActtctgctgaaatgcagccataaCTTACAAAAACATTCATTAAACCCAGGTTGTGACTTGCATTCcatatgtttaataaaaatatgtttataagtgtggatatgatgtaactggaatatgctttatgcaaaaggtctcttgtgaagtatcattacaaagcttatgatctacagagtgtgttcattctatttgtatgtatgtatcattcttgtatctaaaactagaaatatgaagtataactctgaggtcctattgtcattatgcaaagtgtgggccattaatggtggtttagaatcttgatggctcccattgtctaggacaattgactgtagatggttCTGTTTACCTGCAAGTCTCCACTGCATACGTGTGGGCCAGTCATgaagaaatcccctagttaccagctgagctggaactaacaaggtttgtaccggggaaaggattgggcccagactaggaaggaatctagtctgtgaaagaagcttattgcaacatctctgagggtgagatttacttgtactcagtttcttaatgtattaggcttagacttgtgtgttttgttttattttgcttggtaacttactttgttctgtctgttattacttggaaccacttaatcctattttttatacttaataaaatcacttttgtttattaattattccagagtaagtgattaatacttgggggagcaaacagctgtgcatatctctctatcagtgtcatagagggtggacaatttatgagtttaccctgtataagctttatacagagtaaaacggattgatttggggtttggatcccactgggaactgggtgtctgggtgctggagacaggaatacTTGCTAAGCTGTTTTTAGTTAAGTCTTCAGCTTTGGGGTCGTGGTTCAGACCgtgagtctgtgttgcagcaggcttgcgtgtctggctcaacaagacagagttctggagtcccaaactggcagagaaaatggggtCAGAGGTAGGCTCAGCACaacaggtgacagtcccaaggggagtctctgtgaccaaacccgtcacacagGTATTCTTATTTGTCTTTCTCAGACTCGCAAGGCTATTCTCACCGGAATTCTCAGTGTCTATTTCAGAAAATAGTTTAATGCTAATATCTTTAATATCCTTTTTGATACAAGGTAGCTATtatggaaaaaaatctttcaaaaagGTGATTTATTGCTCAGAGAGTACATCATTACAAACCTGTACTGTATATGCCCCTGGTATTGGCTTATATGGGCTCTTGAATTTACTTCACAAGGTCACAATAGTCAATCGCAATAACAGAGTTCCTGGGAAAGACTTCTTAGGTCTTCCTTTTGCCTACATCTTGCATTGTGTAGATGACCGTATTTAAAAGCCAATTCTGTTCTGTTCCTTTCACCCTggattctgaagcacttagagtaTAGTATGCCTGCAAACATTTGTGATCCAGATTTAATTTCAAGTCCCTTTCCCGTCTCCCTTTTCTATCAGAATTTAAAGTTAGCTCTGCCTCCTTCATGTAATTGCAAGTTGTAAACTTTAATGAATCACAAATGCATGCTATTTTTATAAAAGTAGctgcagggttgttgtttttttatactGGCAGCATCAGGGTTCAAAGGTTTTGTCAATCCTGCACTCAGGTGATTGGTTTATAGCTCATTTTCGCCTGTTTTTGAAGCTTTATACAAAGTAGCTCCACTGCGAGTTGATTCATCAGAAATTGATGATACATCATCTACTGACTTTATATTGGATAATGTTCTTGTCTTTGAATGTCTAGACTGTGAATTGCTCCTTATCTCTGACAGTGTTTTTTCATCCCATATACTACTGTCTGCAGTCTTAGAAAAAGAAGGTTGAAAATAAGATAGAAATGCCAGTCTCTGTTGCTCAGCATGAGTGGTGGAGGCATTACTAGAACCCCtgaaacacaaaaagaaaaaacattttactCATTAAATATTATGTGGAGAACAAATACCCTAGAGAGACATTCTTGGAGTTGCATATAAATTACCAAGCTTCCACTTTTCAAAATGTGAACTAAGCAGGAAAAGTTCATGTATTTGATAAGAACGCTGTAGTACATACACGTCCTAGATTCAACATTTGTTTGAGCATTTTTTGGTGATTTTCTTGCTTTTCGCCTGAAGGGGAAAATGTTACCCAAGTGATTGAATGTGTGTGTGCCTTTTCCCAAACAGGAGAGAAAATAaaagttgggtttgtttttatttggttACTAAACATTTTGCACAGTTCTACATAATATTGTAGTATCACTTAAATGTTAACAATAGCAACCTTACATCTTAAAACCTTTATGCATTTCAACACATAATTATCTTTTCTTAAAGCATATGTATTTCAACATGTAATTATCTTCAATATAAGAATATTACCCTTCATTGTTAAACTGCTTTACCACTTCTGTGCACTGGAGAAGAGCAGTAGTTTTCTTTTAAGAGTTAATATTCTATTAGAATATTTTAACTTTAACAGAAACATATCAGGTGTGGGGGGCATTCTGGGATCTAGCAGTATATCCCTGCTCCATATACATGGTGCATTAGGCAACACTATCGTGGATAATCAGAAACAATAGGCTTATGCATAAGTCTGCCTTATACTTCCTAGGGTAAAATCCTGAGCTCTTGAGGCAACACAAAAGAGCCATTGTCTTATGGGAAGTAGAAATAACTCAGGTCTCTTAACCTGGATGTTGTCTCCAGCATTACACCAGAGAAAAGCGCAGCTATCCCATATGGGAGCTCAGAGGTGCAATGGGGAGGCCAGTACAGAACAGGTATTTTCATCATAGCCTCCTCCCAGGACTCAGACTCCATGTGATAGGAAGACTTACTTTTTTTGTTTGCTGAACTGGTTGAGAGTCACACCACAGCATATcataaatattattaaaatgatAAGAGTTGTAGATGATACAGCAAGCATTAGTGTTTCCCTtacatctttttttcttcctaCATTTGCTGCCTTCTTTTGAATAAGATCACTCTTATCCGAcactagaaaaataaaacaagccagaCCAATCAAATTCAAACAATGAATGCCATGTACATATaaatgatgattttttaaaaaagattatacCAGTAGGTTCTGCATCAACAAATGAGCAGACTGATAAAAAGGCTAGACATGCCTCTGTATAGATCCCATGCTTTAGGGCTGTTTATTTGACCTTTGCATACATGACCACAATTTGGCCTAAAGTGAAGATCTtcaagtcactgccacacccagacCTGTACCTATGACAGAGGACGTTCTGGTAGAAGTTTAACAGCCCCCATGGAGTACAGAGATCTATGAACATTTTTAGTTTAATCAAAACACTTcctccctgccctccacccccccccccccgatgaccTTGTGTTCTTGAATATTCTTGAGCTCTATCATCTCCATGATCCCAGAAGATTATTGTCCGGGAAATCAATAAGATTATAGTAAGTACTGTACTATGTTCTTACTTGGTACTGGTTTAAAAAACATGTTTCTTGGGTGATATTCTGTCTCATTGAACTCAGGAGTTTGGTTATCCAGTTCTGCTGGAAAGCAAAAAAACCTGTGATGCAGTGAAAACACAGGTGATGTAATGTGCCCTGTTTCCCTATCCCCTGACATATGAAGTTAATTCTTTTGCTTCAGAATGGAAACAAAGACAATGTAATCTGAAGAGGCAAggagggtgagataatatctttta from Chrysemys picta bellii isolate R12L10 chromosome 6, ASM1138683v2, whole genome shotgun sequence harbors:
- the LOC112059579 gene encoding uncharacterized protein LOC112059579 — encoded protein: MNPILFLFLSLLISAGTTKKLISSSKDYHNLPVNDLEEEEEEEEDDNDGNNYVVQSPEDHEIFLETDISTNPPVSKDVLMLKNSMQNLREYLKLLSIKKAEEEQLESSEAEPSEESKFGPHYLNIITQGPVEESLSGDLRAKPVNIYKDPILKDLSAELDNQTPEFNETEYHPRNMFFKPVPMSDKSDLIQKKAANVGRKKDVRETLMLAVSSTTLIILIIFMICCGVTLNQFSKQKKGSSNASTTHAEQQRLAFLSYFQPSFSKTADSSIWDEKTLSEIRSNSQSRHSKTRTLSNIKSVDDVSSISDESTRSGATLYKASKTGENEL